The segment GCAGGTAGGAAAGATGGAGCAGTTCCGTTCCGAAACAGATACTCACCCCAATGTCAACAAAAACAAGTATTATACCGTAGCGGGAACCTCATGGGGACCTTTCCCATCCGCACTTTGGACTGGGGGAGCGTATCTGTCTTCCCATGGTTCAAACGACGGTTTGGTTAACGAGTGGAGTACAAAACTGCCCAATGGTAATCACCTGTTTACCGACAAACTGGATCACGATAACATTCGTTTAGGAAAGAAAGTTTTCTCCCGGATTGAAGGAACCCTGAGAAGTAGTTCTACTGCCGGTGTCACGACCCAACTAAAAACAGAACAACAGATGGATGAAGCTTGGGATGTACCAGGGCACATCCTGCGTGGAGGACCGTTGCAGGCGGATAAGGCGGTTGTGGAAGAAATCCCGGTAGAGTCGGGGTTAAAAAAGGCTGTATTCAATGTGATGACATATGGGCCAACTGATGTGACCCTGGTTTCCCCCTCCGGGAAAAAATACTCCAAGATACGAAGGGGAAAAGATACACAATTTTTTGATGGAGCCGATGTACAGGCAATGTCGATCAATCAACCGGAGCCAGGTGCCTGGACCGTAAAAGTAAAGAGTTCAAAGGAAAGTGCATATCTTCTGACGACGGTATTGGACGGGAAGGATCCGGTACGTTTAAAGTGGAAGGGAGCAACATCCAAAAACAAGAAAGTCCCTGTGGAAGTGGAAATGACCCAATCCGGTTCGAAAAAGAAGGGTCAGTTTGATGCAAAAGTGAAGCTGATTTCACCTTTGGATCATGGTTCTGCAACGATGGAAAAAGGGATGTATCAATCCAAGTTGGTCCGGGAAGGAGACCGGTTTAAAGGACAGCTGCCCGTATTGCAAAAATCAGGTGTTTATAATATGACAGTGGATGTAAAAGGAATCAATGATAAGGGAGAGGCTTTTGAAAGAACCTTAGTCCGTTCCTTTTATGCAGAATAAATGAGAAATCTGTTTACTCAGTGAACTCCACCCTCCAGGTTGCCTGGAGGGTTTTTTTATAAAAAGAGTGAAGGTATGCCTTTAAAAAACCTGTGCCATACTGATAAGGGGAAGCCACAAACGTGAAATACAACCTGTGGTTATAAAGTGCGGTGTTCAATGGTCTGGTCAGGTCAATTCAGTCCTTTGATGTTAATCGGAGAATAACTGGACTTGTAAGTGTTATGTGTTAAAACTACGGCAGTGTGATTCAGCATCTTTGTCGAACTGCCTTGGATCGTTTTCGTTATTTGCCGCCACTGATTGTAGCAGGTGGAAATCGGATTCCTGCATTGAAACGGGAGGTGACAGGATGGACTGGTCTGTTCTTATGTTGTGGGAATGGCAGGTCATGATGGTGATAACAGCGGTTTCGGCGGGAATGGCATGGTGGAGAAAGCGGCGAATTTTTCAAGTGTTGGCACTCGGGGGTACTGCGGTGTTGATTTTATCCATCTCTCTTTGGGAACCCAGTTCACCTTTGAAGCTGCTCCCTGGGATTATTCTTTGTGCTTTTTTTCTGCTTTGGATGGCTAAATTAATTTTGGAGCCACTGGATCACTAGCTTTTTATTTTGGCTTTCGGATACTGTGAAGAATAGAAGAAACAAACCAAAAAGATAAAATCCCGTTGTTTACAATGGGATTTTTCTTTGCGTCCTGGAACAGTCTTGGGTACAATAGAGCATATTTCGGGAATAAAGAAATGGGCAATACAAGGAGGGTCATCGATCAACAAAGACAGGGATGCAGTTATTTACTCAGCTTACCTGTCTGAAATCATGTTGGCAGGATAAAGCTGAACCATCGTGGAGGAAGATGTAGATAAAAGATTAAAAAACAACTCCCGCAATTAAATCGGAAGCTGTTGACCAAGAAGTGTTGCAACAAAATCAGGTGAAGATACGTTATAATAAAAAGGGTGTTTATTCGACACTAATCGGGTCCCGGTCACTTTTTTTCAACATATCTGCCCAATCCGAACCAAAACAAAGAGCCGATCAATCCAATGATCATGCCAAGGGGACCATATACTTTCCAAAACAACAGAGAAGCGATAACACCGATACAGCCAGTAAAACGACATGCAAAGGCGGATGCTTTTGCGTTCATGGAATCACCTCGTTATCCACTATATCATAATGTCGAAGCGTGCAACGATTCTCACTGCGAGGAGATTCAAGGATTATTTTACAATTTTTCAAATAAAATGGTTGTTTGTGGGGTCCGTTTGAAAGTCTTGCTGAAACACAGAAAAACTGGTTATAAACGGATCCGGATAAACCGGGTTTGCAGGGGGTTTATATCATGAGTGAACATCGAAGAGGCAGGGGGGATTCGATCCCTTCCCGAACCAGGATTCGGGGACGGGAGCGTCGTGGCCAATCCCGCTCACCGATTCAAAGAAACGGCAGAAAAAATAAAAAGAAGTTCCGTTTTTTTTCTCTTAAATGGTTTATTCTCGTTCTTGTAACATCTGTTTTATTAGTTGTAGGCGGGTGTTCTGCCGTTTTGATGTCGGCAAAGACCTACAGTTTGAAAGAGATCATCGGCGAAATGGAAAAAACATCGGTGATCAAGGATGAAAAGGGGAAAGATGTGCTGATGCTCGGGGGGGCAAACCGTGAATATGTCAAACTGAGCGATTTGAAATCCCCTGAGCTGGCGGAAGCTTTCGTTAAAGTGGAAGACGAACGCTTTTATGAACATAATGGCGTAGACTTCAAAGGACTGGGACGTGCCGTTTACAAAAACATCATCTCCTTGGGGAAAGCCGAAGGGGCCAGTACCATTACGATGCAGGTGGCCCGTAACGCTGTCTTGAAGGATCGGCAAAAAACCTATACCCGGAAGCTTAATGAGATTTCTGTCTCTCTTAATTTGGAGAAAGATTACAGTAAGCCTAAAATTTTGGAAACCTATCTGAACTACATTGAGTTGGGTAACGATGTCCGGGGAATCAAGATGGCCGCAAAAATCTATTTTGACAAGGATATTACGAAAGAAAAGCTGGAACCTCAGGAAATCGCCTTGTTGGCCGGGCTTCCCAAAGCTCCTTACGGGTACAATCCGTATACCCAACCGGAAAAGGCTAAGCAAAGGCGCAATGTTGTATTGATGAAGATGGCAGAGGACAGTACCCGTCCTCCGATTATCACCGAAGCAGAAAAAGAAAAGGCTCAAAAAACGGAGTTGGGGGTTAACCCTGAGTATCTGAAAAAGCACTTGAAAAAAGGCGGTTTTGATGCTTACAAGGCCTATGTGATGAGAGAGGCTGAGGAACGGTATCCAGGAGTTGATCAAAAGGACTTGGTCAGCGGTGGGTACAAAATTTACACTGCTCTTAACCAAAAGGCCCAGCAATCCGCTGAAGAAGCATTAAAAGATGAACAGTATTATCAGGGGAACGAAGAGCTGGATGCCGGTTTGACCATGATGAACCCCAAAAACGGGGAAGTGGTGGCTGTCGGGGGAGGACGTCATTATCTTCCCGGTTATAAGCTGAGGGCAACAGAAAATCACCAGCCAGGATCAACGATCAAGCCGATTGCTGTCTACGCTCCCGCCGTTCAGGAAAAGAATTTCAATGAGTACTCAACGGTGGTCGACGAAGAGATTGTCATAGGAGAGTGGAGACCGAAAAACTTGTCCGGGGAATTTTACGGCAAGATTCCCATGCAGGAAATGGTGAGCAAGTCCTTGAACGCATCCACGATCTGGCTTCTCAAAGATCACGTCACTTTGGGCAAGGCATCGGCATACTCGGAAAAAGCGGGATTGAAGCTTCATAAGAATGACAGGGGAAGTTATGCTGCCCTGGCATTGGGCGGATTGACCGAAGGGGTGGACACCGTACAAATGGCTCAAGCTTATTCTGCCTTGGCCAACAACGGTAAAAACACGGAAGCCCATTCGATTCGAAAAATTGTAGGACCGGATGGAACGGTGTTGCGTCCGAAGAGCAAGGTCAAAGAAACCGAAGTCTTTTCCCCGAAAACGTCTTATTACATGAACCGGATGTTGTTGGAAGCCGTTCAAAACGGGACCGGGGTAAATGCCCAGCTGGAAGGAGGGCGCCCGGTGGCGGGTAAAACGGGTACGACCCAGAACAGCCAAGAAGCATGGTTCGTCGGTTATACTCCCCAGTATGTGACAGCGGTGACCGTGTTCAAAGATAAACCGAACAAAGAGTTGGAGCTGACAGGGGGAGGCTATCCCGCCCGTATTTTCAAAAAAGTGATGGATGATGCCTTGGAAGGCAAACCGGTACTCAACTTTGTGCGACCCTCAGGAGTGGAAGACCCGAAACCGCCTTTCCAATTGAAACCCGTCTCCCTCGGCGGCGGTTTTGATGGAAAAGAGGCAGTTAACTTGAGATGGAATGATTACTCCGATCGCCTTAAATATAAAGTGCAACGTTCGGAAGATCAGTCCAGCTGGAGTGACATCGGTGTAACATCCGAGGGCAGCTATAAAGATACCAACATTGATACTTCAAGTGGTCTCTTTGGCGGCGGCAAGACCTACTATTACCGAGTCATTGCCTTGGATGAGCAAGCTGAGGATGGACAACCCACTGAAGCAGATCCTTCCAACGTCCTGACAGTCACCGTATCCTCCAGTGAAAGGGACGACCATGACGATGACGATGAGGATGACAACCAGGATCATGAAAATGAAGATGGTTCCCATGACCAGAATCAGGAGGGCCGGGAAGACGGAGAACAAAATGATCAACGTCATGGCCAGGGCCCCCCACAAGGTGACCAAGAAAATCAACAGCCTGGGGATCACCAACGCCCCGGCAACAATCAAAATAACGAAAGAGGCTTTTGGGGTTGGTAAAGGAATCACTTAAAAATGGGAAATTCGGTAATATCCGCCTTTCCCATGGGGCATAAAGTGATAACAGAGCCTCTGTCTCCCCTTCCCGTCATAAGCAAAAAATCAGGGATAACGGGAGGTTTGGCACCTTTCTTGAAAGACCGGTTCATCCGGTCTTTTTCTTTTTTTTCCTACCCGGACATATTGGATTTTATTCAAAAATTAAGTAGTATATAGATAAACTGATCAGGTTCCAAAAAATGAAAGAGAGAAAGAGATTGCAACATGTGGTGAGGCCAATGTTGAACCTGAGGGGGTTGAGAAAATGAACCAGAACCGATACAAAAGTGAGGAGCATCGTTCTTCCGGTGCGATCGGCTCTCGGTTGAAAGAGCGTGGGAGAAAGAAGAGGGGAAAACGTCGTTTCTTCAATAAAAAATGGATATTGATGGTTGCGATTACCACGTTTTTGTTGGTGATCGGGGGCTGTTCTGCAGTGATGATTTCTGCCAAATCCATGCCGTTGGATAAACTGGAGGAAGTGGAATTTGCTTCTACTCTTTACGATGTAGAGGGAAAAGCGGTTACGAAACTGGGTTCCAATAACCGGGAATATGTAGCGATGAAACATGTCAAATCCCGAAAATTGATTGAGGATACCTTTGTTGCCGTAGAAGACCGCCGTTTCTACCAACATCATGGTGTTGACTTTAAAAGTATAGCCAGGGCAGTATACAACAACCTGATCCAAGGCCGGAAGGCGGAAGGCGGGGGGACCATTACCATGCAGGTCGCCCGGAATGTGGTTCTCGAAAATATCAATAAAACCTATACCCGAAAGTTGAAGGAGGTTGCGGTTGCCTGGAACCTGGAACGGAAACATTCCAAAAAAGAAATCTTGCAGGCTTATCTCAATTTCATCTACTACGGGAATGATGTTCAGGGTATACAAATGGCTTCCAAAATCTACTTCGACAAAGATTTGACAAAGGATGAGCTGGAGCCCCAAGAGGTGGCCTTGTTAGCAGGCTTGCCGAAGGCTCCGTCCCGTTACAATCCGTATCAGAATCAGGAGGAGGCACGTAAGCGGCGTAATATCGTTCTGATGTTGATGGCGGAGCAAGGAGTTATCACGGAAGAAGAAAAGGAAAAATATCAAAAGATGGAGCTTGGGGTCAATCGCAAGTACTTGGAAAAGTACCTGAAGAATGATGAATATCAAGCTTACAAACATTATGTCATGATAGAAGCCAGCAAGCGGTTTAATATACCTGAAGAGGAGTTGGCCACAGGAGGCTATAAAATCCGCACGCATCTGGTTCCCCGAGCTCAGAAAGGGATGGAAGCTGCTTTTAAGAATGATTCCCTTTTTAAAAACAGCGATGACCTGGATGGCGGGGCAACGATCGTTAATCCAAAGACAGGGGGAATTGCCGCTATTGCCGGAGGAAGGGAGTATCTGGGTACCGGTTATACATTGCGATCTGTGGAGGAGACCAAACAACCTGGCTCCGCGATTAAACCCATTACAGTTTACGCACCGGTTGTCGAACAGAAAAACTACAACGAATACACACCGGTTCCGGATCCTGCCGGGTTTCGGATTGGCTCCTGGAAGCCGCAAAACTTGCAATTACGCTCTTTCGGTAAACCACCCTTGAAGGATGTGTTGGCCAAGTCTTTAAACGTGGCGACGGCATGGCTGTTGAAGAACGAGGTGGGTTTGGAAACAGCTACCCGCTATGGAGAACAAATGGGTCTCGAATTTGATCGCAGGGACAAGTCTTCCTATGCTGCCTTGGCTCTGGGGGGACTTACCCACGGGGTGAATACTGTGGACATGGCCCAGGCATATGTTCCCTTTATCAATAATGGGAAGATGAATGAAGCACATGCCATTGAAAGCATTTCCACCAGGGATCGATCATGGCAAGCGGAAGGAGAGTTTGATAAAGAGCGGGAGGTTTTTTCACCGAAAACCGCCTATTACATGACTCGTATGATGCATTACAATGTTCAACAAGGCACGGGGAGGAGCGCCCAGCTCCCTGACGGCAGGGATGTTGCCGGGAAGACAGGTACCACCCAGGAAAGCCAGACTGCCTGGTTCGTAGGCTATACCAATGAGTATGTAATGTCCGCCATGGTATATAACAAAGAAAACGGCAAAGTCCGCTTGACCGGAGGAGAGTATCCCGCCAGGATATTCAAAGAGGTGATGACGGAAGCCGTAAGAGGGACTCCGGTGAGTCGGTTTAAAAATCCGGGTGTACCCTTGCCCAAACCTCCCTTTGTGTTGAAAGCAGTCAGCTTACAAGGTTCTTATGATTCGGATTCCCGCTCGGTCCAATTAAGCTGGAAGGATTATGACAACCGTCTCCGTTATCGGGTGGAGCGATCAGAAGGGTCCGGCTGGAAAGAGATTGGCATGACTTCGGATGGTTCCTTTACAGATCGAGATGTCCTGAAGGGCGGGGAGTTGGATGCCATCCTCAAGGGCAATTCCCGGCAATATTCATATCGGGTGATTGCAGTGGATACCGTGACCAATGAGGAGGCTTCTCCCTCGAATGTGGTAACGGTTCAGCTTAATCCTCCCAAGGAGGAGCCTCCTGATGAAGGGGAAATTCCAGGAGACCAAAAGGGTGACGATGAATCTGGTAACCAGGAAGGGGAGCCTGGGGAAGAGCAACCTGGGCACAGTCCCGGTGATCAGGAAGGAGATCCACCTGGTAATCAGGAGGGAGAGGATCAGGAAGGAGAACAGGATTCTTCAGAGCAGGGTCGCCCCTTTCCTCCGATCTTTAGACCGGATCGATAACGCTGCCTGCTGGAATCAATTTCGGAGATTATGGATGAAATAAGGCCTGCTGTCTGGGGGAGGAAATCCCGAATAGGTTCATTGTATTTGGATAACCTTTCTCATTTCGGAAGTATGAAGGGTTACATTCCATCATAATCGAGTCTGGATAATTGCCGGCTTTTCATCAAAGCCGGCTTTTTTATGCAAACCCTGTAGCCTTGTTTGCTCAATTAGTTCTATCTGAAGCACGTCCTCCATACAGTTATTTTACGGGACGAGTTTTCGGAGGAGGGCTGTATGGGTGATACATGAACGTTGGTTGGCATCAACCCGGGTGGGATTTACCTATATTGGAACAGTGGTGGGGGCTGGATTTGCATCAGGGCAGGAAATTATGCAGTTTTTCACATCCTACGGTTTAAACGGGATATGGGCAATCATTGCAGTAACCATACTGTTTTCATGGTTGGGAATTCGGATGATGGTGATGGGAGCACGGTTAAAAGCCCATTCTTACGAAGAATTCAACCACTATTTGTTTGGGGAAAAATGGGGTAAGTGGATGAACGGTTTTGTCGGTATTGTCCTGTTTGGGGTAACGACAGCGATGATGTCTGGAACGGGTTCACTTTTTGAGGAACAGATGGGTCTGTCCTTTCATCTGGGGGTGATAGCCACTTCATTGGTGGCATTTCTGGTCATTACAAAAGGGATGGAGGGAATTCTCTCTGTCAACGCCCTGGTAGTTCCACTTATGTTTTTGTTTACAATGATGGTAGGAATTAAGGGATTGTATGCAACAGGGTTGGCTAAAATGATGGGTGTTATTCCTGTGGCTGAGGGACACTGGGCTGTATCCGCCATTACTTATGTGGCTTTTAATCTGGCGATGTCTCAGGCGGTCTTGGTTCCTTTAGGCAGTGAAATTCAAGACGAAAAAACGCTTCGTCTGGGTGGCTTGTTAGGGGGAGTGGGACTGGGTGTGATGCTGTTGTCCAG is part of the Kroppenstedtia pulmonis genome and harbors:
- a CDS encoding transglycosylase domain-containing protein, producing the protein MSEHRRGRGDSIPSRTRIRGRERRGQSRSPIQRNGRKNKKKFRFFSLKWFILVLVTSVLLVVGGCSAVLMSAKTYSLKEIIGEMEKTSVIKDEKGKDVLMLGGANREYVKLSDLKSPELAEAFVKVEDERFYEHNGVDFKGLGRAVYKNIISLGKAEGASTITMQVARNAVLKDRQKTYTRKLNEISVSLNLEKDYSKPKILETYLNYIELGNDVRGIKMAAKIYFDKDITKEKLEPQEIALLAGLPKAPYGYNPYTQPEKAKQRRNVVLMKMAEDSTRPPIITEAEKEKAQKTELGVNPEYLKKHLKKGGFDAYKAYVMREAEERYPGVDQKDLVSGGYKIYTALNQKAQQSAEEALKDEQYYQGNEELDAGLTMMNPKNGEVVAVGGGRHYLPGYKLRATENHQPGSTIKPIAVYAPAVQEKNFNEYSTVVDEEIVIGEWRPKNLSGEFYGKIPMQEMVSKSLNASTIWLLKDHVTLGKASAYSEKAGLKLHKNDRGSYAALALGGLTEGVDTVQMAQAYSALANNGKNTEAHSIRKIVGPDGTVLRPKSKVKETEVFSPKTSYYMNRMLLEAVQNGTGVNAQLEGGRPVAGKTGTTQNSQEAWFVGYTPQYVTAVTVFKDKPNKELELTGGGYPARIFKKVMDDALEGKPVLNFVRPSGVEDPKPPFQLKPVSLGGGFDGKEAVNLRWNDYSDRLKYKVQRSEDQSSWSDIGVTSEGSYKDTNIDTSSGLFGGGKTYYYRVIALDEQAEDGQPTEADPSNVLTVTVSSSERDDHDDDDEDDNQDHENEDGSHDQNQEGREDGEQNDQRHGQGPPQGDQENQQPGDHQRPGNNQNNERGFWGW
- a CDS encoding YkvI family membrane protein — encoded protein: MIHERWLASTRVGFTYIGTVVGAGFASGQEIMQFFTSYGLNGIWAIIAVTILFSWLGIRMMVMGARLKAHSYEEFNHYLFGEKWGKWMNGFVGIVLFGVTTAMMSGTGSLFEEQMGLSFHLGVIATSLVAFLVITKGMEGILSVNALVVPLMFLFTMMVGIKGLYATGLAKMMGVIPVAEGHWAVSAITYVAFNLAMSQAVLVPLGSEIQDEKTLRLGGLLGGVGLGVMLLSSNFALTLQIPRIYEMEIPIALVISTLGEGMKYFFLAVMWGEIFTTLIGNVYGLAANLKQVLPFRLHTLMGSIFALGYVCSLIGFPVFVGYIYPFFGYCGIFVLLLMVLRRYPSS
- a CDS encoding esterase/lipase family protein; translation: MKKRWHVLTVLFLSVLLLMPAGLIEANVTTYGKWTPSDPKGTPGTWYPGETPVNLDPSKPPIVFVQGLNGSADNWYEETRYHGRNDMVEYAYNNGYRTAFVQLHDAGGEAASVRENGKMLAGLLKEIHGHFGEKVNVVAHSKGGPDTQAALVHNNAYPYVGRVVTLGSPHHGSHLADLAYSSWAGWLAELIGSKSPGTESLQVGKMEQFRSETDTHPNVNKNKYYTVAGTSWGPFPSALWTGGAYLSSHGSNDGLVNEWSTKLPNGNHLFTDKLDHDNIRLGKKVFSRIEGTLRSSSTAGVTTQLKTEQQMDEAWDVPGHILRGGPLQADKAVVEEIPVESGLKKAVFNVMTYGPTDVTLVSPSGKKYSKIRRGKDTQFFDGADVQAMSINQPEPGAWTVKVKSSKESAYLLTTVLDGKDPVRLKWKGATSKNKKVPVEVEMTQSGSKKKGQFDAKVKLISPLDHGSATMEKGMYQSKLVREGDRFKGQLPVLQKSGVYNMTVDVKGINDKGEAFERTLVRSFYAE
- a CDS encoding transglycosylase domain-containing protein, with the protein product MNQNRYKSEEHRSSGAIGSRLKERGRKKRGKRRFFNKKWILMVAITTFLLVIGGCSAVMISAKSMPLDKLEEVEFASTLYDVEGKAVTKLGSNNREYVAMKHVKSRKLIEDTFVAVEDRRFYQHHGVDFKSIARAVYNNLIQGRKAEGGGTITMQVARNVVLENINKTYTRKLKEVAVAWNLERKHSKKEILQAYLNFIYYGNDVQGIQMASKIYFDKDLTKDELEPQEVALLAGLPKAPSRYNPYQNQEEARKRRNIVLMLMAEQGVITEEEKEKYQKMELGVNRKYLEKYLKNDEYQAYKHYVMIEASKRFNIPEEELATGGYKIRTHLVPRAQKGMEAAFKNDSLFKNSDDLDGGATIVNPKTGGIAAIAGGREYLGTGYTLRSVEETKQPGSAIKPITVYAPVVEQKNYNEYTPVPDPAGFRIGSWKPQNLQLRSFGKPPLKDVLAKSLNVATAWLLKNEVGLETATRYGEQMGLEFDRRDKSSYAALALGGLTHGVNTVDMAQAYVPFINNGKMNEAHAIESISTRDRSWQAEGEFDKEREVFSPKTAYYMTRMMHYNVQQGTGRSAQLPDGRDVAGKTGTTQESQTAWFVGYTNEYVMSAMVYNKENGKVRLTGGEYPARIFKEVMTEAVRGTPVSRFKNPGVPLPKPPFVLKAVSLQGSYDSDSRSVQLSWKDYDNRLRYRVERSEGSGWKEIGMTSDGSFTDRDVLKGGELDAILKGNSRQYSYRVIAVDTVTNEEASPSNVVTVQLNPPKEEPPDEGEIPGDQKGDDESGNQEGEPGEEQPGHSPGDQEGDPPGNQEGEDQEGEQDSSEQGRPFPPIFRPDR